The sequence GCGACATCGTTAAGGCCGAGGTTCAGAATCGTGTCCATCATGCCCGGCATGGAAGCGCGAGCGCCGCTGCGAACGGATACGAGGAACGGGTTTTCCGGATCACCAAACTTCTTTCCCGTGACTTCTTCCGTCTTCGCCATTGCATCGTAAATCTGGTTTACCACTTCGTCGGCAATCACTTTGCCGTCTTCATAGTACTTCGTGCAAGCTTCCGTAGAAACAATAAAACCTTGAGGAACCGGCAGGCCTAAATTGGTCATTTCCGCCAAGTTTGCGCCTTTGCCGCCCAAAAGGTTTCTCATGGAAGCGTCACCTTCTTTAAAAAGGTATACATACTTGTTAGACATTCTTAAAACTCCTCCTGAACAATAATATTATTTGAAATTTTTTCACAAAACAATGTAGCTATTAACAGAATCCAACGTTTATTATACATGAAGAATCGGGATAAAACAACAACTTTACAAAGAATTTTCAGGCAAACATTTCATCGTTTTCAGGCGAATTTCCATCATGGAATCAAGATATTTCGATAAAAGATTGATCGCCCCCTTGGCATCCCTTTCTAAGGTCCTGATTTCGGATACCTGCTTTGGCTTTAATACGCTCAGTTCCCGTATGCTTGTAAGCACGCTGCGCGGCACTTTGACCGTCCTTAAATGCGGCGCGCAGGACGCACAGATCTCTCCGCCTTCGGAAAAAGAAAACCAGGCCGGATTGCCTGCGGCCTTATCCCCGCAGGTCGCGCATTCCCCAATCGTCGGAAAAATGCCCATCAGCTCCGTAATGCGCGCAAAAAAATACGCAAGGGCCGCCGAAGCCGAAAGCTGCTCTGTTTCCATTGCGTACAGCGCATAAATCAGCGTCAAAAACAAATCCTCGTATTCCGTCGTATGCATCAGCAGCTTATCTGATAATTCAAGCATCACGCACGCCGAAGCATATGCGTCATAATCATTTTGTACGCGAAAGAATTCCTGCCGCAAAAGCGCATTCGTCAGAAACAGCCTGTCTCCCTTTTTATAAAATTCATATTCCCCGCACGATAGCGGCTGCGCCGCAGAAGCAATTTCGCTCTTCATCCTGCGCGCTCCCCTCGCCTGCGCGTCGATCCTGCCGCCGCTGCGCGAAAAAAGCGTAAGAATTTTATCGTAATCCTTATAATCCGTCGTGCGCAGCACGATTGCATAATGCTTCTCCATTTATACGTCCTGATAACCGAGCGTACGCAGTACGGAAATTTTATTTCTCCAGTCTGGCTTTACCTTGACCCACACCTGCAAAAATACCTTGGAATCAAACAGCATTTGCATATCCTCCCGCGCCGCAGAAGCAATTTTTTTGAGCATTCTGCCTCCCGCGCCGATAATGATCCCCTTATGAGAATCCTTTTCGCAGTATATGACCGCATCGATATTGAGAATCTCTTTTTCTTCATCGTACTGCAGCTTTTCGATTTCCACGCCAATGCCGTGGGGTATTTCCTTGCCAATACTTTTTAATGCCTTTTCACGGATCAGCTCCGCAGCGATCACGCGTTCAGGCTGGTCGGATACCATATCCGCCGGATAGTACATCGGTCCGTCCACCAGATACGCTTTCAACGCTTCCATGAGTAGATCGAGCCCCAATCCCTGCGCTGCCGAAATGCGTATGATTTTTTTATCAAAATGCTTCAACGAATCTTCGACTTCCTCGATCCTTGTCCCGTCTACCGCGTCTATCTTATTGATGGCGATAATAAGCGGAATATCTTTTTGCCGCGTAAGCTTATCAAGGATTTCCATGTCGCGTTCCCGCGCGCCTGCCTTTGCATCCACCACAAAAAGCACAGCATCCACGTCGCGGGCAGCCTGCTCCGCCGTTTTAACCATAAATTCCCCAAGCTTATTCTTAGGTGTATGCAACCCCGGCGTATCCATAAAAATCATCTGGAAGTCTTCGCGCGTTACCACGCCTGTGATACGGTTGCGCGTGGTCTGCGGTTTTTTGGATACAATTGCGATTTTAGTTCCTACCAGTGCGTTTAAAAGCGTTGATTTGCCAACGTTCGGACTGCCGAGCAATGCGATAAATCCTGATTTGAATTCCATTTGATTCCTTTCCTAAAACACAAATAGTTCTGCAAGTTCAAACACAATAACCGTGATGCCGATCCCCATAAACGCCCCCACCAGCACTTCCGCAAAGGTATGTACCTTTGTTTCCATCCGGCTTTCGGCGACGATCAGCGCCAGCACCGCCGCAAACGTCGACGACACAGGATCGCCCGATACAAAGGCGATTGCCGTAAACAACGCGAAAGCAAAGGCTGTATGGCCGCTGGGCATGCCTCCCTGCACATAATTTCCGCCCTTTTTCATGGAACGGGACTTTAGAATTATCACGGCAATGAATACCAATACCAGAGCAGCAAAGGTAATATAGCCAGAAATATTGTTGAGGTAGTTTACGGACAGGTACGAATAGGTATACAGCTTGCGGAAAAATACCAAATAGCCGATCACAAGCGCGCTCATCGCCGCGACAAATACCGCGCCTGCCGCGACATCTTTCGCCACCCTTGCCAGCTCGTTATATTCGCCGCGCGAAGCAATATCCACCGCCGCCTCAATCGCCGTGTTGAACAATTCCGCAAAAAATACGAAAGCAATGGAAATCGTAAGCGCCATCATTTCAAAACGCGTAACCTGTGTGAGCAGAGCCGCGACGATAACCACAACTGCCAGCGCGACATGGATTTTCATATTGCGTTCCATTTTAAAAGACTGCAAAAAACCATTGATCGCATGGTTGAAGCTACTCATCAATGATTTCTTCGGTCTGTATTTTTTACCCGCTTCTTTCTCTTCCATCTGCCTACCTGCCAATGTGCGCCGCATCCAGTATTTCTTTTTGTTTGCCGGTCATGCTTTCTTCATCTTCAGGCGTCATATGGTCATATCCCAACAGATGAAGCGTACCGTGCAAGGCTAAAAATGCCGTTTCCCGTACAAGCGAATGTCCGTATTCTGCCGCCTGCGCCTGCGCGCGCTCCAGCGAGATCGCAATATCCCCTAAAAAGACATAGCCATCCAGCATCTCCAGTTCCAGTCTTTGTGCGCATTCCGAAAACAAGCCGTCCAGCTCATAGGCCGGAAAAGAAAGCACATCAGTCGACCTGTCAATGTTGCGGAATTCCCGATTGAGAGCGCATATCCCCTCATCGTCTGTAAACAGGATATTCAGGCAGCACGGCATAGGCGCCTCTGCCTGCGCGGCTAAAAGCGCCGTCTTTACAGCTTCGCTGATCTCGCCGGTCAGCATAACCTTTTTCTGTTCGTCAAAGAATGTTATCTTCATCTTCCGCTCCGTGTATCTTGATCTCCGGATACTTGATTCTCTGGTGGTAAACGCCGTCAAAAATATTGATAAACGCTTCCGCAATATCGCGCAAATCGCGCCTGTTGAGAGGCGCGCGGTCCAAAAGGCCTTCATCGTAGCGCGCCTTGATCAGCTTATGCACCATGTCTGAAATTTCTTCCCTGCTCGGATCATCGAGGCTGCGGACCGCAGCTTCTACAATATCCGCCAGCATCACAATCGCGCCTTCTTTGGTATCCGGCGGGTTGCCTGCATAACGGTAATCCTCAATATCGGTATTTTCATCCTGCTTCAGCGCCTCGTAATAAAAATATCCTACCGTGCCGTCCCCATGATGATTGCGCACAATATCAATGATTTCTCCCGGCATCTTATACTTTTTAAGCATCGCCACGCCGTCCGGCACATGTTTGCGGATAATAGCTGCGCTTTCCTTGGGTTCCAGCCTGTCGTGGGGATTGATATTGTTCCTCTGGTTTTCCTTAAAATACAAAGGATTGTTCACCTTACCCACATCATGAAAATATGCCCCCACACGCGCAAGCAGAGCAAAGCCTCCCACCGCATTACATCCCGCTTCGGCGAGGTTTGCCACCAGAATGCTGTGATGGTACGTGCCCGGCGCTTCAATCATCAGCCGCTTTGTAAGCGGATGCGTCGGGTCCGAAAGCTCCAAAAGCTTGGTCGGCGTCGTAAGCTTGAACGCGTTCTCGAGCAACGGCAATACGCCGATGCTTATAATACCGCACATGATCCCGCTGATCGCGATCATGGCCATGCTGTTCAGCATCTGCTGTATGCTGGGCGCCTGTTCCCCCATCATCGGCACCTGCAGCATCCAGACAATGAGCACCACAACCGCTCCCGGGATCGCCGCCGCAAGTCCGCCCAAAACCAGCCTTGAGCGATAGCGCATGTCCTTAAGCGTATAAACGGCAAAGAAGCTCCCCATCATAGTGACGAGCAGCATCATAAGCGACGCCTCGCTGAACATATCCTGTCCGCCCGTAGTCACGCTTACAAGCAGCAACGATAAAAACACGCTGTATATCAGTGCGTTTTTGGGCGACAATAATACCGCACCCAAAATAACAAACAGAAAAACAGGGAAAATATGGATCGCCACTAATTGCGTCAGGGTTGCTACGCCATACGCAACAGCCGTCAGAATTGCCAGTATCGCAATCTTTTTGGTGTTCATCAAAAGCCGCCTGTTGAACACCGCCAAAAATACGGCATACAGCACATAAGTCAGGATAATATAGGAAACAATGCCAAGGTATGGCCTTATGGAAGTCGATTCCGAGCTCAAAAGCCCCAGCGACTTAAGGACATTATATTCCGCATCGCCCACGATCTCGCCTTTAACAACGATATTCTGCCCGCTTTTATATATCTTGGGCGTAACCAGGGCGGCCGCCTTATCCCTCGCTTCTTTGGTAGCGACCTCGTCAAAGACGACGTTGGCCGTTAGGTCGTTCGATATGACCGCAACCATCAGGCTGCGCATTGTTTCCGTGAGGTCCATCTTCTCCTCGATCGTCTGCACCGCGTCGTTTTTCATCGCCTCCAGCTCGTCGCTGGCAATGCCCTTGGAAAGCAGGTCCTCCACCTCTTTGGACACAGCTTCCTGCAAATTGGAAAGCTGCTTGCCCGTAAGGCTGATGATATGGTATAGCTGGGTGTTATCAATATAATCGGGCAAAAGGTCTTTCAGCCCAGTAATCTGCTCCTGAGTCAGGATTGTCTCCCATTGTCCGTCGGCCGGATCAAAGGCCGTCGCAGCATACGGCGTAGGTACCGGCGCCGGCGTGACCGCAGGGTCAGTGATTCCCGCGTTTGCCTGTTCGATTTGGCCGATCTCTTCGAGGGACGCGTCTACCTTTTCCTGCTCTTTCTGTTTAAATATACCCTCAGCCTGCGCGCGCGCCTTTTCAAAGGCTGCAAAATCCTCGCTGATCTTTTTATTCGTCTGCTGGGTAATATCCGCGTCCTTTTTATAGGATGGCCCGACCTGCGCCTGCGCTTCCTCGACCTTTGCTTGCGTCGTGACTTCGTCAACCACATCCTTGGGCGCAGTAATCGTTTGCGGCGAAATTTCGCCTACCGTAATATCATAGGTTTGCGGCGTGATGGCAACCAGCGCGATCGCAATACAAACGCCGAGCGACCCTACCGCCATCAACAAATTCACAAATGCCTTTTTATTTCTTTCGCTTTTAAAAGCCATAAAATCCCCTTACCGCTTTTTATACGATTGTGCTTCCCCGTCTGTTCTCGTATTTTTCGAATGCCTTTACGATGCTTTTTACGAGCGGATGACGGACCACGTCCTTGTTTGTCAGGCTTACGATACCGATATGATCGATATTCTTCAAAATGCCCGTTACTTTTTTAAGTCCTGACGAGCGTTCTTTGGGCAGGTCGATCTGCGTGACATCTCCCGTTACGACAACCTTGGAATTCTCGCCGAAACGCGTCAAAAACATTTTCATCTGCTCCATCGTACAGTTCTGCGCCTCGTCTAGAATGATAAAAGCGTCGTTTAACGTCCGCCCGCGCATATACGCAAGCGGCGCCACCTCGATCGCGCCCTTTTCCGAAAGCCGCGCGTATGCTTCCGCGCCCATGAAGTCATAAAGCGCGTCATAAAGGGGACGCAGATACGGATCCACCTTATTTTGCATATCCCCCGGAAGAAATCCTAGCTTTTCTCCCGCTTCCACTGCCGGCCGCGTGAGGATAATACGGGATACCTGTTTATTTTTGAGCGCGACCACCGCCATTGCCATCGCCAGGTAAGTTTTTCCCGTTCCCGCCGGTCCTACGCATACTACCACCGTATTTTCTTTGATCGCCCTAATATATTCCTTTTGGCCGTACGATTTACACTTGATCTGTTTGCCGCGTGCCGTAATCGCTACCACATCCGACATCATCTCGCCGACCATTTCCTGATGCCCATCGCGCACCAGCTCCATCGCATAACTGATCGTACTTTCCCCAATATTCTCATTTTTGTTGTACATCTTTTTCAGCACTTCTATAATATCCGCCGCTTCCTGCGCCGCTTTGTGCGTTCCGGAAATACAGATCCCATGCTCCGTCGCACGGATCGCCGTTCCTGTCTGCGCTGAAATGATGTTGATATTCTCGTCAAAGCTGCCAAAAACCCCTGACATCTGATCCACACTGTCGAATGAAACGTCAATATTCGTTTGCTTTTCCGTCAAGCTATTCGTCCTCCATTTATGTTTATCCATAAAACCGCTAGGATAACATATAAATCATATCATATTTTCCTGTAAAACACCAACAAAAAACGGACCCCGTAAATGGAGCCCGTCTTGATTCACAGCTTAATGTTTTCTTTTTCTTGCGGCCTCAGCCTTTTTCTTTCTCTTTACGCTGGGTTTTTCATAATGCTCACGTTTCCTGATCTCGGCCAGAACTCCGGCTCTTGCACATTTGCGCTTGAATCTCCGAAGAGCACTTTCCAGTGTTTCGTTTTCGCCTACGCGTATCTCAGACATTATCTCCCCTCCTCCCGTACTCTGTCCCTGTCCTAAAACAAGAACTGGGAGTTATTTCATACCACTGTATTATAGTAAAATCCGCTTCTTCTGTCAACTGCTATTTCAAAGGCTTCAAAACCATTTTCAGGATCAGACCTGTAAATTTACCAAAAATCCGGCCGAGCATCACGCGCAGCGTCGCAATATCCATATCCGCTCCGTCCGACAGCATTTCAAATTTGTCGCCGAACATCTGATAACGCAAACTCGTTTCCACAAGCCCGTTTCGCAGGTAAAACGCCTTTCGCTTTTTTCGCTGCTCCTTGTTGGGGGCCTCCGATACCGCAAGCTCAATGTCCAAGAAAAGCTCCTTGCCGCGGATACGCTCTTTTAAAAGGGCAAGCGCGCTGCTTCCGTAGCCCTTTCCCCTGCGCGTGCCGTCGATTGCGAAATAATTCAGCAAAACGCGGCCTTCATATTCGGCGGTGATCATCAGTCCCACGAACGTTCCATTATCCACAAGAGAAAGAAATTCGACGCTCCCCTTGCGATACCTTTTCAGCAAAATATCAAAAGGAAATTGCTCGTTTTTAGGAAACGCCTCCTCATAAAGCGCCCGATATGCCGCTATGTGCTCCTCCGGCGTCCTGATAAGCCGTACCCTGTCCTTATCCATTGTCAGTCAACCGGGCGGCCATTCCATACTTCTTCCGCCGAGCAGGTGCATATGTAAATGCGGAACGGTTTGTCCCCCGCTTTTTCCCGTATTGAACACCAGTCGGAAGCCGTCCTCCGCCAGTCCCTTTTCCCTGGCAATCTTCTGCGCAGCCTGCATCATACAGTCAACGTATTTAAAATCTTCCCCACTCACAGCGAGAATGCTCTCAAAATGTTTTTTGGGAATAATCAGGATGTGCTCGGGCGCCTGCGGGTCAATATCGCAAAACGCATAAACCATGTCGTCCTCATATACTTTGCCCGACGGGATTTCTCCCGCAATAATCTTACAAAATAAACAATCTGCCATTGTTATGCCCTCCTGTCTTGTTTACTTTCCGTATAGTATACCATCTTTATAAGCATTGAGCAAAACCGGCTCTATTGTGTTGAGCATTCCTTGTGCGCGCACACGCAGGTAGCGGTCGGTATATCCTTCGCATAAACCTTCCTTTGTTTCCTGCTCAAACAGGACGTCCTGCGCCGTTCCCAGAAACTGCGCGGCATATTCCCGCTCCATTTCTTTCCCAGCCTCGATCAGCCTGTTTGCCCGCTCGCGGCGCACATGCATTGGTACTGCGCCGGCCATTGTTGCCGCCGGCGTACCTTCGCGCTGCGAATAAGGAAACACATGCATACGCGCGAACTCCAACCGCCGCGCAAAGCGTACCGTTGCTTCAAAATCTTCATCCGTTTCTCCGGGGAATCCGGTAATCACATCCGTCGTGATAGCCGGTCTCTCATATACTTCCCTGATATTTTGAATATAAGCCGCAAACTCCCGCGAGGTATATTTCCTGTTCATCTTTTTCAGTATACTGTCGCAACCGCTTTGCAGCGAGACATGGAAATGCGGACATATTTTTTGAAGCCCGCGCAGCTTACTTAAAAAAGGCTTTTGCAAAATATGCGGCTCCAGCGAGCCCAGACGGATACGCCGTACTCCCTCTACCGCGTTCAGCTCACTGAGCATTTCAAGGAGCGATGCGCCCGTATCCTGTCCGTATGAAGAAATATGAATGCCGGTCAGCACGATCTCCAAAGCGCCGTTTCCGGCAAGGGCGTGCGCCT comes from Christensenellaceae bacterium and encodes:
- the recO gene encoding DNA repair protein RecO — its product is MEKHYAIVLRTTDYKDYDKILTLFSRSGGRIDAQARGARRMKSEIASAAQPLSCGEYEFYKKGDRLFLTNALLRQEFFRVQNDYDAYASACVMLELSDKLLMHTTEYEDLFLTLIYALYAMETEQLSASAALAYFFARITELMGIFPTIGECATCGDKAAGNPAWFSFSEGGEICASCAPHLRTVKVPRSVLTSIRELSVLKPKQVSEIRTLERDAKGAINLLSKYLDSMMEIRLKTMKCLPENSL
- the era gene encoding GTPase Era, giving the protein MEFKSGFIALLGSPNVGKSTLLNALVGTKIAIVSKKPQTTRNRITGVVTREDFQMIFMDTPGLHTPKNKLGEFMVKTAEQAARDVDAVLFVVDAKAGARERDMEILDKLTRQKDIPLIIAINKIDAVDGTRIEEVEDSLKHFDKKIIRISAAQGLGLDLLMEALKAYLVDGPMYYPADMVSDQPERVIAAELIREKALKSIGKEIPHGIGVEIEKLQYDEEKEILNIDAVIYCEKDSHKGIIIGAGGRMLKKIASAAREDMQMLFDSKVFLQVWVKVKPDWRNKISVLRTLGYQDV
- a CDS encoding diacylglycerol kinase, translating into MEEKEAGKKYRPKKSLMSSFNHAINGFLQSFKMERNMKIHVALAVVVIVAALLTQVTRFEMMALTISIAFVFFAELFNTAIEAAVDIASRGEYNELARVAKDVAAGAVFVAAMSALVIGYLVFFRKLYTYSYLSVNYLNNISGYITFAALVLVFIAVIILKSRSMKKGGNYVQGGMPSGHTAFAFALFTAIAFVSGDPVSSTFAAVLALIVAESRMETKVHTFAEVLVGAFMGIGITVIVFELAELFVF
- the ybeY gene encoding endoribonuclease YbeY, which translates into the protein MKITFFDEQKKVMLTGEISEAVKTALLAAQAEAPMPCCLNILFTDDEGICALNREFRNIDRSTDVLSFPAYELDGLFSECAQRLELEMLDGYVFLGDIAISLERAQAQAAEYGHSLVRETAFLALHGTLHLLGYDHMTPEDEESMTGKQKEILDAAHIGR
- a CDS encoding HD family phosphohydrolase; protein product: MAFKSERNKKAFVNLLMAVGSLGVCIAIALVAITPQTYDITVGEISPQTITAPKDVVDEVTTQAKVEEAQAQVGPSYKKDADITQQTNKKISEDFAAFEKARAQAEGIFKQKEQEKVDASLEEIGQIEQANAGITDPAVTPAPVPTPYAATAFDPADGQWETILTQEQITGLKDLLPDYIDNTQLYHIISLTGKQLSNLQEAVSKEVEDLLSKGIASDELEAMKNDAVQTIEEKMDLTETMRSLMVAVISNDLTANVVFDEVATKEARDKAAALVTPKIYKSGQNIVVKGEIVGDAEYNVLKSLGLLSSESTSIRPYLGIVSYIILTYVLYAVFLAVFNRRLLMNTKKIAILAILTAVAYGVATLTQLVAIHIFPVFLFVILGAVLLSPKNALIYSVFLSLLLVSVTTGGQDMFSEASLMMLLVTMMGSFFAVYTLKDMRYRSRLVLGGLAAAIPGAVVVLIVWMLQVPMMGEQAPSIQQMLNSMAMIAISGIMCGIISIGVLPLLENAFKLTTPTKLLELSDPTHPLTKRLMIEAPGTYHHSILVANLAEAGCNAVGGFALLARVGAYFHDVGKVNNPLYFKENQRNNINPHDRLEPKESAAIIRKHVPDGVAMLKKYKMPGEIIDIVRNHHGDGTVGYFYYEALKQDENTDIEDYRYAGNPPDTKEGAIVMLADIVEAAVRSLDDPSREEISDMVHKLIKARYDEGLLDRAPLNRRDLRDIAEAFINIFDGVYHQRIKYPEIKIHGAEDEDNIL
- a CDS encoding phosphate starvation protein PhoH is translated as MTEKQTNIDVSFDSVDQMSGVFGSFDENINIISAQTGTAIRATEHGICISGTHKAAQEAADIIEVLKKMYNKNENIGESTISYAMELVRDGHQEMVGEMMSDVVAITARGKQIKCKSYGQKEYIRAIKENTVVVCVGPAGTGKTYLAMAMAVVALKNKQVSRIILTRPAVEAGEKLGFLPGDMQNKVDPYLRPLYDALYDFMGAEAYARLSEKGAIEVAPLAYMRGRTLNDAFIILDEAQNCTMEQMKMFLTRFGENSKVVVTGDVTQIDLPKERSSGLKKVTGILKNIDHIGIVSLTNKDVVRHPLVKSIVKAFEKYENRRGSTIV
- a CDS encoding histidine triad nucleotide-binding protein gives rise to the protein MADCLFCKIIAGEIPSGKVYEDDMVYAFCDIDPQAPEHILIIPKKHFESILAVSGEDFKYVDCMMQAAQKIAREKGLAEDGFRLVFNTGKSGGQTVPHLHMHLLGGRSMEWPPG
- a CDS encoding tRNA (N(6)-L-threonylcarbamoyladenosine(37)-C(2))-methylthiotransferase MtaB; the encoded protein is MKVAAYTLGCKVNQYDTNAMMELLRAAGFRQVEFGRQADVYLINTCTVTNMADKKSRNMIRRIHSRYPEAAICVCGCLSQRDSEGILAMEGVGAVVGTEDRGNIVAIVKDCLNGVQARGARELGAQEPFEELSVHTSGELTRGYIKIQEGCNNFCSYCIIPYVRGRVRSRSKQSILKEAHALAGNGALEIVLTGIHISSYGQDTGASLLEMLSELNAVEGVRRIRLGSLEPHILQKPFLSKLRGLQKICPHFHVSLQSGCDSILKKMNRKYTSREFAAYIQNIREVYERPAITTDVITGFPGETDEDFEATVRFARRLEFARMHVFPYSQREGTPAATMAGAVPMHVRRERANRLIEAGKEMEREYAAQFLGTAQDVLFEQETKEGLCEGYTDRYLRVRAQGMLNTIEPVLLNAYKDGILYGK